GAAAGTACAGAAAAGGCTCAAAAAAAGCCACCATCATCAGGTAGAGCAGGTCTTTGGGCTCCACCTTCTCCCTTTTGCCGAAAAGGAAGATCACGCCAAACATCAGCAGCGAGGCCAGGGCCAGCCGCAAAAACACGATCTCGTAAGGCCGGTAGGTTAGCAGCGCCACCTTGATCCAAACGAAGGTGAGCGCCCAGAACAGCATCGCCCCCACGGCCCTCAGGTATATCTTCCACATCCTCAGTTCCCTGCCCCTACTCCGTTTTGATGGCCCCCACGGGGCAGCCTTTGAAGCGGCCGTTTCCCTCCACGCAGATGCCGCATTCGGTGCATGTGTTGGGATCGATGTGGGCCTTGCCTTTGTGGAAGGTGATCGCGCCGGTGGGGCAGGGAGCCAGGCAGAGCCGGCAGCCGATGCAGGTTTGGCCGTCCACGCGGTAAGCGGCGGTGCCACCGGTGCTTAGGCTTCCACCTTCCAGATCCCTCAGGATGAGGGGCCCGTCCGCGGAGGAGGTCCAGATCTGGCTTACCAGAAGCAGATCCTGAGACCGCACGCCCTCCACCAGCAGGGTGTCGCCGCTGGCCAGCACCAGGCCCAGGGAATCCAGCAGGCTGGCCGGGGCCAGCAGCAGGCGCAGTTCGTAGCCGGGATCGGCCTTGAGCCAGGTCTGCGCGCCCCGCAGCTCAACAACACCGCTGTGGGCGGTGATCCCAACGGCGGGATCGATCACGGCAAAGGCCGGCAAGAGCAAAAGCAATGCCAACAGGGTAAGCAGCGGCCGGGTCACAGCAGTTCGTCCTTGTTCTCTTGCTGCAGCTGCTCCACCACCCTTTTCACCTCTTCACTTCTGGCTTTGGTGGTCACCAGGATGGCATCCCCGGTTTCCACGACGCAGAGCCCCTCCACGCCTATCAGGGCCACGTATTTGTCGCTGTAAACATAATTGTCGCGGGCATCCAGGGCGAAACCGGCCCGGCGGAAATGGTTCAGCTGCTCGTCGGAAGCCGAGATGTCCGCCAGCGCTTTCCAAGAGCCAACGTCGCTCCAGCCGTAGCTTACGGGGATCACCACCCTCTGGCGGGCGGGTTCCATGATGCCGATGTCGATGGGAACGCGGGGCATGCCGGCATAAGCCGCGGCCACTTTATCCTCACCGGCCCCGGTGGCGCGCAGGTCCACCACCTCGCGGGCGATGTCCAGCGCCTGGGGCAAAAATTCTGTGAACGCCGCTCCTATGGCGTCCAGGGTCCAGCAAAACATGCCGCTGTTCCAGAGGAAACTGCCGCTGCGGAGGAATTCCGTGGCGGTGTCCAGGTCGGGTTTTTCCTTGAAGCGCAAAACGTTGAAGACTCCCGGTCCTGCCTCCTCGCCGGTTTCGATGTAGCCGTAGCCGGTGGCGGGATATTCCGGCACGATGCCGAAGGTGACCAGAGCCCCGTCGCGGGCTGCTTTTTCCGCCCTGGCGAGGCTTTCCAAAAACACCTCCACATCGCGGATGACGTGGTCCGCGGGCAGCACCACCATGCTCTCGGTGGCGGGATACAGCTGCCTCAGCCGGGCCAGGCCCAGCGCGATGCAAGGCGCGGTGTTCATCCCGAAGGGCTCGATGATGATGTTTTCAGCCGGCACTTGGGGCAGATGCCGGCGCACCAGCGCGGCCTGGGAAGCGGCGGTGACCACATAGGTCCGCTCGGCGGGCACCAGCGGTTCCAAACGTTCAAAAGTGAGCTGCAGCATGGATTTGGCGCCGGCAACGCGCAAAAACTGCTTGGGCTGGGCGGCCCGGCTGGCCGGCCAGAAACGGGTGCCGGAACCTCCGGCCATGATCAGCGCTATCACAATCCCTGCTCAGCGGATGATCTGCACATCTTGGGGATAGCTCTGTTTCCACACGGAAGCGGGGATGGAGCCGTTCAGTTTGATCCCGGAAAAGCTGTAGCTGACGCTGTTTCCGCTCTTGTCCGTGTAGCCGAGTTTGCTCACGATCCCGCTGGCGGGGTTGAGCGTGGCGGTGAGCGAGGAGACCAGGTCATCCTGTTTGGGCACCAGCTTCACGCTGGCCGCGGTTTTGGACTGCGAGGTGACGGTCACGGCGGATTTGCTCCAGTAGATCTGCAGGATCTCCACCGGGTTCATTTTGCCGAATTGAGGCTGCACAGCGCTTTGGAACAGCGTTTTGGAAGAGGCATCGTAGAGCTCGACCCGCCCGTTTTCGATCTTGAGCACCTGGATGCCCGGCTTGGTGAAGCTCATCAGCATGCGTCCCGGCGTGAAATAGATCCTGCCGCTGTAGTTGATGCTCTTTTTGAGCTGGGGATAGTAGTTGCTCTGCTGCACGCTGGCCTGGAAGGTGGAGAGGTTCCTGTAGGCGGACTGCAGCCTGGTGTACAGTTCGGAACTGCTCAGGGCGCAGCCGGCCGTCCAGGCCGCCAGCAGCGCCAGCAGGATCAATATGCTTTTTTTCATTTCGTATCCTTGTGTGGTCCTGAGAAACCTTTTACAATCAGTACTAGCCCGCGCCCGGCTTCCTGCGCGTTATTGCTCTTCCCGCAGAATGCCGCGCTGGACCAGCTCTTCCTGGGTGGCCAGCACGTCGCGGGATTTGCTGCCCAGGTGGGGCCCGATCACCCGCGCCCGCTCCAGCAGGTCGATCAGCCGGCCCGCCCGGGCATAGCCGATGCGGAAGTGCCGCTGCAGCATGGAAACCGAGGCCGTGTTGGCGCTCACCACCACTCTCGCGGCTTCGGGGAACAGCTCGTCGTCATAGTCAAAATCGCCCAGTTCCCCGTCCTCTTCCTTCACGATGCTGAAATCCTGTTTGGGCTTGGGCTGCATGGCCAGAAAGTCGCAGACCCGGGCGATCTCCTGGTCCGAGACATACGCGCCGTGAATGCGCTCCGTGAGCGCTTTTCCGGGCGGCAGGAACAGCATGTCGCCGCTGCCCAGCAGGCGTTCGGCCCCGATCTGGTCCAGGATCACGCGGGAATCCACCCGGGACGAGACCTGGAAGGCCACGCGGGCGGAAAAGTTCGCTTTGATGATGCCGGTGATCACCTTGATGGAGGGCCTCTGGGTGGCCAGGATCAGATGGATGCCCACGGCGCGGGCCATCTGGGCCAGCCGGGTGATGGGCACCTCGATGTCCTTGCCGCTGGTGAGGATCAGGTCCGCGAATTCATCCACGATGATCACGATGTAGGGCAGTTTCTCCAGTTCGGGGTCCAGTTCCGCCTTTTCGTTGAACGAGCTGATGTCGCGCACCCGTGCTTCCTGCAGCAGTTCATAGCGGTGTTCCATCTCGCGCACGGCCCAATACATGTTTTCGAGGGCCTGTTCCGGTTCGGTGACCACATTGCCGATCAGGTGGGGCAGGCTGTTGTAGCCGGCCAGTTCCACCCTTTTGGGATCGATCAGGATCAGGCGCAGTTCCTCCGGTTTGGAGCGCAGGATGAGGCTCATGATGATGGCGTTGATGCAGACGCTTTTGCCGCTGCCGGTGGCGCCGGCGATCAGCAGATGCGGCATTTTGGCCAGGTCCGTCACCACGGGGCGTCCCGCGATGTCCTTGCCCAGCCCGAACACCAGTTTGGAGTTCATCGACCTGATCTCTTCGGAAAGCAGCAGGTCGCGCAGATAGATCATGTCGCGGGTGAGGTTGGGAATTTCGATGCCGATCAGGCCGCGTCCCGGGATGGGGGCTTGCACGCGGATGGATTTGGCTTTGATGGCCAGGGCCAGGTCGTCGGCCAGGGAGGTGAATTTGTTCACCTTCACCCCCTTGGCGGGCTCCAGCTCATACTGCGTGATGATCGGCCCGATGTTCACGTTGCGCACTTCCGCCTCGATGCCAAATTCCGCCAGCTTGCTTTTCAGCACCTGGCTGGTGCCCAGGATCTGGTTTTCGATCTCTTTGCGGTCGCGGTCGGAAAGCTTCACGGGGCTTTCCAGAAAGTCAGCGATCGAGGGCATCACATACTCGCGTTCGTCTCCGGCAGCGGTTTCCGGGCCGGAAACAGGCGGCTTTTTCCTTTCTTTGGCGGCGGGTTTCGGTCCCGGGGCGGGAAACTCCAAAGGCTTGTCCGGAAATTCCTGTTTATCGCTTTGGGAATGGTTTTGGATCACGGGTTGCGGCGCCGGCTGCGGTCCCGGCTGGGTGGGCACGTCCTTGTTGATGGTCGGTTTGGGCGCTTTTTCCTTTTTGGGAGCGGCCTCCCGTCCCTGGGTGAGTTCCGCCCAGACCTTGGCGAAGAAGTTTTTCAGGCGCCGGTATTCAAAGCAGAGGATCAAAATGAAGATGGTGCCCAAAATCAGCAGCAGGGTGGCACCGAAGGTGTTGAACACCGCCGCCAGGCCGTTCCAGATGGCTTTGGGGATCACCGCCAGTTCCGGCTGCACGATGTTCCTGGCCAGCCACACCTGCAGCAGAAAGGCCGCGAGCAGCAGCAGATAAAACTTTTGCCGCTTGCGCTGCGCCAGGGGCTCCAGAAAATAGAGGAAGCTGATGATGCCTGTGATGATCGCCGCGAGCAGCGAAAAATGGTAGCCGAACAGGTAGGAGACACCGTAACCCACCGCCACGCCGAACACCCCGATCGGGTTGTCCACCAGCGCGCCTTGCAGGAAGGGCCAGCGGAAGAGGTTGCCCCGCATGCTCAGATGGTCCTTGTCGCTCAGGATGGATTCCCACCCAAAGAGCAGGCTGATCATCACCAGCAACGCCAGCAAAGTTAAAAAGCCAGCGATGAGGCGTTTCTGCCAGAGTTTCAGGCCGGGGGAACGCCTGGTTTTGGAGCTGCTTTTTTTTCTGGTGGCGGTGGCCATCTTGCCCTGCCCTAAACGCTGAAGCGCACGGAGATGATGTCCCCGTCGCGCACGAGGTATTCCTTGCCTTCCAGGCGGAAGAGGCCTTTTTCGCGCAGATGCTTTTCGCTGCCGTGTTCCATCAGGTCGGCATAGCGGAAACATTCCGCCCGGATGAAACCCCGGGCCAGGTCTGAATGGATCTTTCCGGCGGCGGTGACGGCGTTGTCGCCGTCCTCGATGGTCCAGGCCCGCACCTCATCCTCGCCCACGGTGAAAAAGCTGATGTAGCCCAGCATGCTGTAGCAGAGCCGGGTGAAGCGGTCGCGGATGCTTTCGCCGATGCCCATGTCCTCGCGGAAAAGTTGCGCTTCCTCGCCGTCCAGCTTGCTCAGTTCCTCTTCAAAGCGGCCCGCGATCACCTCGGTGACGTAGCCCTTGGCCGCGATCTCCTGTTTGAGGGCGTCCAGGCCGTGAAAGTCGTCTTCGGCGCAGTTGATCAGCACCAGCAGCGGTTTCTGGCTGAAGAAGCGGAAACCGCGCAGGGCCTTCTCCTCCTCCGCGTGCAGCCGCAGTTCGCGCAGCGGCAGGCCGCTTTGCAGGTGTTCGCAAACCTGGCGCAGGATCTTTTCCTCGAACAGGATGGCGGCGGTTTTCACGCCCCGCTTGTAGCCCAGCTCGATCTTTTCGATCCGCTTTTCCGCCACGATCAGGTCTGCCAGCAGCATCTCGTCTTCAAAGGAGGCCAGTTGCCGCGCGGGCTCCCCGGCGGCGAACAGCTCGTTCAGCTCTTCGTCCTGAAAGGCGCGCAGCACCAGCACGAATCCTTCGTTGGACTTGATGTCCGAGAAGAGCGCGTTGTCTGGATTCTCGGCGTGGGCGGAGAAAATGCCGGGGTAGTCGCGGTATTCGATGTGGGCATAAATGGTCTTTTTGGGCTTGTAGAGCTCGCTGAGTTTGGTCACCCGTTCATCCGGCACCTGCACCACGCCGATGTTGGCCTCGGTGGCCGCGGGCGCGTATTTGTCGGTGCTGGCGGAAGTTCCGGTGAGGGCGTTGAAAATGGTGGTCTTGCCGCTTTTGGGCAGTCCGATGAGGGCTATTTTCATGGTTTGGGGTTCTCCACAAGGCTTTTCAGGGAGCGCAGTTCCACTCCGCTCAGAGGGCGCCATCTGCCCAGCGGCAGGTCTTTGAGCATCAGGGTGCCGAATTGCAGGCGCTTCAGGCGCAACACTTTGGCGCCCACGGCCTCCACCATCTGCCGGATCTGGCGTTTGCGGCCTTCGGTGATCACCATTTTCAGGGTCATGCCCTGGCCGCCGTCATTTTTCACGAACACCCCCGCCGGCAGCGTGACGCCGCCTTCGATCTGCACTCCGTGGCGCAGGTCCTCCAGCTCTTTGCGGCTCAGGCGGCGGTTGATCTCAACCCGGTAAACCTTTTCCACCTTGCGTTTGGGATGCGTGAGAGCGTTGATCAGCTCGCCATCGTTGGTCATCAGCAGCAGGCCTTCGGAATTTTTGTCCAGCCGCCCGGCGTAGCGCAGATTGGCGGCGCTGTCCGGCAGCAGGCTGTAGATCGTTTCCCGCTGCAGTTCGTCGGAGTGGGTCACCACATAGCCCCGCGGCTTGTTCAGCATCAGATAGACCTTTTCCGTGATCCGGCGCAGCTCCTGGCCCTGGCAGCTCACCCTGTCCCCGGGGCCGATCCTGCGGCTGAGGTCCAGGCAGGGCTCGCCGTTCACGCGCACCTTGCCTGAGCGGATCAGTTCGTCCGCCTCGCGGCGTGAGCAGATCCCGCATTCCGCCAGCCAGCGGTTCAGGCGCGTGCCCTCACCAGGTTTCAAGGCTGTTTTGGATGATCGTGCTGAAGAGCCGTTCGATGAGCTCATCGGTCGCTTCCTCTTTGCTTTTGGATTTGGCGGTGCTGGCGTCGGCGCCTTCCGCGGCGTAGGCCTCGCTCAGGACCAGGTTCTTGTTTTCGTAGATCACCTGGTTGTTCACCAGATCGGTGAAAACAACGCTGCAGCCCAGGCGCAGCATATAGTCCTGCACGTTGTTGCCGCTGTCGTAGCTGTACACGCTCTCGGAAAAGTCCTGGATCGTCCCTTCCAGCGTGCAGTCCGGCTGCTGGGTCACCAGTTTCAGGCGGCCGTCGCGGCTGAACTGCTGCGTGAGGCCGTTCAGCACCGTATCGCCCAGGTCGAACTGGGAACTTTGGTTCTCAAACGGGAGCACGGCAATTTTTTTCAAATGCGGGTAAGCATTTGAATAGACGGAATATGAGCATCCGAAAAGTACCGCTGACAGCAGTCCGAACCAAATAAATTTCTTGACCATTATGCCATACTCAAAAAATTCTCTATCTTTGTCAAGTTAAACCTTGTCAAAGCACCCGAACACGGTTTTTACGCACGCCACTACCAAGGGAGGTACACCATGGCGAAAAAATTTCTGTCCAAAGCCGACGCGGCCAGGAAGCTGAAGGTCTCCGAGCGCGTTATCCAGGAAATGATGAACAGCAAGACCTTCGAAACCAAGCTGGTGGGGAAAAACCTCAAGATCGACGAGGATTCCCTCAACGAATGGCTGGAAAACCTCAACGAATCGGACGAAAAGATGCTCGCCCTCAAGCGCGTGATCTGCCACTTTGAGGAATACATGCGGCCGGAGAACATCTTCCTGGATTTTGAGGCCGAAAACAAGTTCGACGCCATCCGCATCCTCAGCGTCAAAGCCAAGGAACTCAAGCTCGTGCGCGACGCCCGCTGGCTCTATGAAGTGGTGGTGGCCCGCGAGGAACTCATCTCCACGGCCATCGGACACGGTGTGGCCCTGCTCCATCCCCGCCATCTGCATCCCTCCAAGATCAAAACCCCCAGCATCCTCTTCGGCCGCTCCAGCGTGCCTGTGGATTTTGACGCTCCGGACAACAAACCGGTGAACATCTTCTTCATGCTCCTGCTCCACAACGACAAACAGCACCTCTTCAGCCTCTCCTACATCTCCAAACTGATCATGAATCCCGAGATCCTGGCCGCCTTCAGCACCGCCGCCAGCGTGGAGGAGATCCACAACTGCCTCACCGTGCTGCCCGAACAGCAAAACAAATAAGATGCCGCGCGTTCGAGTGATCCTCGGCAGCCAGAGCGATCTGGCCGCCTGTGAGCCTCTGAAGCTGGTTTTGGCGGATTTCGGGGTGGACTTCGATTTCCACGTCTCCTCCGCCCACCGGAAACCCACCGAAACCGCCCGGCTGGCCAAAAACGCCGAAGCGGAGGGAGTTCAGATCATCATCGCCGCCGCCGGCATGGCGGCCCACCTGCCCGGCGTGATCGCCTCCCACACCACTCTGCCCGTGATCGGGATCCCCCTTTCCAACGGAGGCCTCGGCGGACTCGACGCCCTGCTGTCGATAACACAAATGCCGCCCGGGGTGCCTGTCGCCACCGTCGCCATCGGCGG
This is a stretch of genomic DNA from Candidatus Cloacimonadota bacterium. It encodes these proteins:
- a CDS encoding NTP transferase domain-containing protein, with product MIALIMAGGSGTRFWPASRAAQPKQFLRVAGAKSMLQLTFERLEPLVPAERTYVVTAASQAALVRRHLPQVPAENIIIEPFGMNTAPCIALGLARLRQLYPATESMVVLPADHVIRDVEVFLESLARAEKAARDGALVTFGIVPEYPATGYGYIETGEEAGPGVFNVLRFKEKPDLDTATEFLRSGSFLWNSGMFCWTLDAIGAAFTEFLPQALDIAREVVDLRATGAGEDKVAAAYAGMPRVPIDIGIMEPARQRVVIPVSYGWSDVGSWKALADISASDEQLNHFRRAGFALDARDNYVYSDKYVALIGVEGLCVVETGDAILVTTKARSEEVKRVVEQLQQENKDELL
- a CDS encoding rRNA pseudouridine synthase, giving the protein MSSSNGSSARSSKTALKPGEGTRLNRWLAECGICSRREADELIRSGKVRVNGEPCLDLSRRIGPGDRVSCQGQELRRITEKVYLMLNKPRGYVVTHSDELQRETIYSLLPDSAANLRYAGRLDKNSEGLLLMTNDGELINALTHPKRKVEKVYRVEINRRLSRKELEDLRHGVQIEGGVTLPAGVFVKNDGGQGMTLKMVITEGRKRQIRQMVEAVGAKVLRLKRLQFGTLMLKDLPLGRWRPLSGVELRSLKSLVENPKP
- the lptE gene encoding LPS assembly lipoprotein LptE; the protein is MVKKFIWFGLLSAVLFGCSYSVYSNAYPHLKKIAVLPFENQSSQFDLGDTVLNGLTQQFSRDGRLKLVTQQPDCTLEGTIQDFSESVYSYDSGNNVQDYMLRLGCSVVFTDLVNNQVIYENKNLVLSEAYAAEGADASTAKSKSKEEATDELIERLFSTIIQNSLETW
- a CDS encoding YchF family ATPase; the encoded protein is MKIALIGLPKSGKTTIFNALTGTSASTDKYAPAATEANIGVVQVPDERVTKLSELYKPKKTIYAHIEYRDYPGIFSAHAENPDNALFSDIKSNEGFVLVLRAFQDEELNELFAAGEPARQLASFEDEMLLADLIVAEKRIEKIELGYKRGVKTAAILFEEKILRQVCEHLQSGLPLRELRLHAEEEKALRGFRFFSQKPLLVLINCAEDDFHGLDALKQEIAAKGYVTEVIAGRFEEELSKLDGEEAQLFREDMGIGESIRDRFTRLCYSMLGYISFFTVGEDEVRAWTIEDGDNAVTAAGKIHSDLARGFIRAECFRYADLMEHGSEKHLREKGLFRLEGKEYLVRDGDIISVRFSV
- a CDS encoding outer membrane lipoprotein carrier protein LolA — its product is MKKSILILLALLAAWTAGCALSSSELYTRLQSAYRNLSTFQASVQQSNYYPQLKKSINYSGRIYFTPGRMLMSFTKPGIQVLKIENGRVELYDASSKTLFQSAVQPQFGKMNPVEILQIYWSKSAVTVTSQSKTAASVKLVPKQDDLVSSLTATLNPASGIVSKLGYTDKSGNSVSYSFSGIKLNGSIPASVWKQSYPQDVQIIR
- the purE gene encoding 5-(carboxyamino)imidazole ribonucleotide mutase, with translation MPRVRVILGSQSDLAACEPLKLVLADFGVDFDFHVSSAHRKPTETARLAKNAEAEGVQIIIAAAGMAAHLPGVIASHTTLPVIGIPLSNGGLGGLDALLSITQMPPGVPVATVAIGGAKNAALLAVQILALQDPELQAKFRAYKQKLAES
- a CDS encoding DNA translocase FtsK; translation: MATATRKKSSSKTRRSPGLKLWQKRLIAGFLTLLALLVMISLLFGWESILSDKDHLSMRGNLFRWPFLQGALVDNPIGVFGVAVGYGVSYLFGYHFSLLAAIITGIISFLYFLEPLAQRKRQKFYLLLLAAFLLQVWLARNIVQPELAVIPKAIWNGLAAVFNTFGATLLLILGTIFILILCFEYRRLKNFFAKVWAELTQGREAAPKKEKAPKPTINKDVPTQPGPQPAPQPVIQNHSQSDKQEFPDKPLEFPAPGPKPAAKERKKPPVSGPETAAGDEREYVMPSIADFLESPVKLSDRDRKEIENQILGTSQVLKSKLAEFGIEAEVRNVNIGPIITQYELEPAKGVKVNKFTSLADDLALAIKAKSIRVQAPIPGRGLIGIEIPNLTRDMIYLRDLLLSEEIRSMNSKLVFGLGKDIAGRPVVTDLAKMPHLLIAGATGSGKSVCINAIIMSLILRSKPEELRLILIDPKRVELAGYNSLPHLIGNVVTEPEQALENMYWAVREMEHRYELLQEARVRDISSFNEKAELDPELEKLPYIVIIVDEFADLILTSGKDIEVPITRLAQMARAVGIHLILATQRPSIKVITGIIKANFSARVAFQVSSRVDSRVILDQIGAERLLGSGDMLFLPPGKALTERIHGAYVSDQEIARVCDFLAMQPKPKQDFSIVKEEDGELGDFDYDDELFPEAARVVVSANTASVSMLQRHFRIGYARAGRLIDLLERARVIGPHLGSKSRDVLATQEELVQRGILREEQ
- a CDS encoding PTS sugar transporter subunit IIA, which produces MAKKFLSKADAARKLKVSERVIQEMMNSKTFETKLVGKNLKIDEDSLNEWLENLNESDEKMLALKRVICHFEEYMRPENIFLDFEAENKFDAIRILSVKAKELKLVRDARWLYEVVVAREELISTAIGHGVALLHPRHLHPSKIKTPSILFGRSSVPVDFDAPDNKPVNIFFMLLLHNDKQHLFSLSYISKLIMNPEILAAFSTAASVEEIHNCLTVLPEQQNK
- a CDS encoding 4Fe-4S binding protein yields the protein MTRPLLTLLALLLLLPAFAVIDPAVGITAHSGVVELRGAQTWLKADPGYELRLLLAPASLLDSLGLVLASGDTLLVEGVRSQDLLLVSQIWTSSADGPLILRDLEGGSLSTGGTAAYRVDGQTCIGCRLCLAPCPTGAITFHKGKAHIDPNTCTECGICVEGNGRFKGCPVGAIKTE